The following DNA comes from Alienimonas californiensis.
GCCCGTTCCGCCGGGCACGAGTTGTAGTCTAAGAGTAGTCCAGAGTCCGCCCGTTCCCGATCGTTCGACGGCCCGTTCGTCCCGAACCGCCGTCCGCCTGCCCGCCCCGTTTCCGATGCGCCATCCCCTCCTCGACGCCGCCGAAGCCTCCAGCCTGCGGGAGAAGCCGCTCCGGTTCTCGGTCGGCGACACCGTCGACGTGCACACCCGCATCCTCGAAGGCGAGAAGGAGCGGATTCAGATCTTCTCCGGCATCGTGATCGCCACCCGCGGCAGCGGCACCCGGGAGATGTTCACCGTCCGCCGAATCGTCGCCGGCCAGGGCGTCGAGCGGCAGTTCCCGACCAACAGCCCCAAGATCG
Coding sequences within:
- the rplS gene encoding 50S ribosomal protein L19, yielding MRHPLLDAAEASSLREKPLRFSVGDTVDVHTRILEGEKERIQIFSGIVIATRGSGTREMFTVRRIVAGQGVERQFPTNSPKIAKVEVKRHGRVRRAKLFYLRDRVGKATRLRERAPRKGEVEAKEAV